From one Cynocephalus volans isolate mCynVol1 chromosome X, mCynVol1.pri, whole genome shotgun sequence genomic stretch:
- the LOC134367557 gene encoding large ribosomal subunit protein eL21-like: protein MTNTKGKRRGTRYMFSRPFRKHGVVPLATYMRIYKKGDIVDIKGMGTVQKGMSHKCYHGKTGRVYNVTQHAVGIVVNKQVKGKILAKRINVRIEHIKHSKSRDSFLKRMKENDQKKKEPKEKGTWIQLKRQPAPPREAHFVRTNAKEPELLEPIPYEFMA, encoded by the coding sequence ATGACAAACacaaagggaaagaggagaggcacCCGATATATGTTTTCTAGGCCTTTTAGAAAACATGGAGTTGTTCCTTTGGCCACATACATGCGAATCTACAAGAAAGGTGATATTGTAGACATCAAGGGAATGGGAACTGTTCAAAAAGGAATGTCCCACAAATGTTACCATGGTAAAACTGGAAGAGTCTACAATGTTACCCAGCATGCTGTTGGCATTGTGGTAAACAAACAGGTTAAGGGCAAGATTCTTGCCAAGAGAATTAATGTGCGTATTGAGCATATTAAGCACTCTAAAAGCCGAGACAGTTTCCTCAAACGCATGaaggaaaatgatcagaaaaagaaggaaccaaaagagaaaggaacctgGATTCAACTGAAGCGCCAGCCTGCTCCACCCAGAGAAGCACACTTTGTAAGAACCAATGCTAAGGAGCCTGAGCTGTTGGAACCTATTCCCTATGAATTCATGGCATAA